In Butyricicoccus intestinisimiae, the DNA window GACGGATGGACAGGCATGCCGGCGGGCTTGTTGAGAACAATGAGGTCGCTGTCCTCATAGACAATAGAAAACGGCAAATCGACGGGAACGAGATTTTCGTTTGGTTCGATGTGCGGAATGGCTGCACGCAGGATTTGACCTGCGTGCAGTTTTTGGTTGGAACGAATGGAAATGCCGTCCAGCAGCAGTCCGTTTTCTTGATATTTGGTTTGAATGAGCAGATGCCGCGAGAAGCCCTGCGCGCGCAGAAACCGGTCTGCGGTGCATCCGTCAAATTCCGGCGGGATCTGATATTGTATGTTATTTCGAATCATGCTTGCCAGTGTATCATATCTGAAACGGTTTTGCAATGCGCTTGTCGATTGACGAAGCATGTAAAAGTGGCGTATAATAAACACGGGAAACAATGACGAGGAGGAAAACGTTGTGAAGGATATGCTGATACAGCTGTGCAGCGCAGACGGTGTGACCGGATTTGAAGGACATGCTGCACAGAAGGCGGCAGAGCTGCTGGCTCCGTACTGCGACCGCGTAGCATTTGACGCGTGCGGCAGCGTGTTGGGCTGGAAGAGCTGCGGCAAGCCAAATGCAAAAACGGTCCTGCTCGATGCGCATCTCGATCAGATTGGTTTTATGGTTACAGATGTGCTCGAAGGCGGATTCCTGCGCTTTACGCAGGTGGGCGGTATTGACCCGCGCATGCTGCTCGGCGCTGAGGTGACCATTTTGACAGAGACACCGCGATACGGCGTAATTTCCTGTACGCCGCCGCATCTGCTGGCGGCAGGGGAACAGAACAAAGCGGTGCCAATGCATGAGATGCTGATTGATACGGGCTTGCTGGATGCAAAATCTGTGATTCCGATTGGAACACCGATTGTATTTGCACAGCCGCCGTATGAACTGACGGACGGACAGATTACCGGCAAGTGCTTGGATGACCGCGCGGGCTTTGTCTCGATTGTACAAGCGATGAAGCAGCTGCAGGATGTCGATTTGCATGTTGATGTTGTTGTGTGCGGTTCGGTGCATGAGGAGACCGATTCGCTCGGTGCGCTGGCGGCATCCTTCCGCGTGGCGCCGGATTACGGCATTGCGGTGGACGTCAGCCATGCCAAAACACCGGACAGCGGTTCGGATGACGCGTTTGCGTTTGGCGGTGGTGTGCTCGTCGGCATGGGGCCGAATCTGCATCGCGGTCTGACCAATCGCATGATAAAAACAGCGCGTGCGGAGGAAATTCCCTATCAGATTGAAGTCATGGAGGGCAATACCGGCACCAATGCATGGGATATGCAGGTGGTGCGCAGCGGCATTGCGATGGGATTGCTGTCCATTCCGCTCAAATATATGCACACGCCGATTGAGACCATCAAGCTGTGTGATGTACAGGCAGTCAGCGATTTGATGGCGGCATTTTTGAAGGAATTTGATGGGGAGGTGACGCGCGTATGATCGAGCTGTTAGAAAAGCTGTGCGCCCTGCCCGGTCCGTCCGGCTGTGAGGACGCCGTGCACGATTTTATTTTGGAGCAGGCAAAGCTGTATGCCGATGAGATTCGAGAGGATCATCTCGGCAATCTGATGATTTTCCGGAAGGGAAAGCAGCACATAGACAAGACCGTCATGCTGTCCGCCCACATGGACGAGGTCGGCGTGATTTGTAAGGGATACACCGATGACGGCTGTGTGAAATTCGGCTTTGTCGGCGGCGTAGATCCGCGTGTGGTCATCGGCAGACGCATTTTATTTGGCGATGTGCGCGGCGTTGTCGGCATCAAGGCGGTTCATCTGACAACGCGCGAGGAGCGCAAGACCATGCCGAAAACCAGCAGTCTGTACATCGACATCGGTGCATCAGACAAAAAAGAAGCACAGAAAAAAGTGCCGCTCGGCACATACGGTGTGTTTGATTCTGCATGCGTTCGCTTCGGTGACGGATTGCTCAAGGCAAAAGCGATTGATGACCGTGTGGGCTGTGCCGTTATGCTGACGATTTTGCAGGAACAGCCGGCAGTCGACACGTGGTTTGTATTTGGCGTGCAGGAAGAAGTTGGTTTGCGCGGCGCCCGTTGTGCGGCATTTGCGCTGAATCCGGATGTTTGTCTGGTACTGGAAGGCACAACGGCGGCGGATTTGGCAGAAGTAGACGGTGCCAAGCAGGTGTGCGGTCTGCGCAAGGGCGTTGTCATTCCGTTTATGGATCGCTCGACAATCTATCATCAGAAGATGTTTGAAACCCTGCGCAAGCTGGCGGAGGAGCATGCGATTCCGTGGCAGACCAAGCACCGCGTGGCGGGCGGCACAGATGCTGGACGCATTCACCTGACAAGAACCGGCGTTTTGACAGCCGGACTGGCTGTGCCGGTTCGCTATATTCATTCGCCGTCCAGTGTGGCGGCTCTGGAGGATATGCAGAGCATGCTGGCGCTGGCCCGACATTTTCTGACGTATTTGGGAGATGAAGAATCATGAGTTTTGATATTTATGAAGCATTTTGCAATTTGTCTGCGGCATTCGGCCCGTCCGGCAGAGAAACAGACACGATACAGGCAATCCGTGAAGTGACTGCGGACAATGTGCAGAATATTGGCGATTGGAATCATCACATTGACACGATGAACAATCTGATCTATCATCGCAAGGGCAGCGGCAAGAAGATTTTGCTCGCAGCGCATATGGACTCCATCGGCATTGTGGTGACGCATATAGATGACAAGGGATTTGCGCGCTTTGCACAGGTCGGCGGATTTATGCTCGGCGATTTGATAGACAGACGCGTTCGTTTCCAAAACGGAACGCGCGGCGTGATTTCGTTTGAAGAAAAGACCGAATTTTCCAAGCTGGGATTTGACAATCTGTTTTTGGACATTGGAGCGGCAAACAAGGAAGAAGCGGAAAAGCTGATACAGGTCGGTGATTTTGCCGTATATGATGAACAGCCGCACAAGCAGGGCGATGTTGTTTGTGCGCCGTATCTGGACAACCGCATTGGCTGTGTGACGCTGATTGGCGTCATGGCGCAGCTGGCAGAATTGCCGTGTGACAGCGATGTATATGTGGCATTTACTGCACAGGAAGAAGTTGGCTTGCGCGGTGCACAGACTGTGGCATTTGCGATTCAGCCGGAGTATGCCATTGCAGTCGATGTGACGGACACCGGAGACTTGCCGGAACGTAAATATCCGATGGCAGTCAAGATGGGAGAAGGTCCGGCGGTTAAGATTATGGATCACTCGGTCATCTGTGACCAGCAGGTAAAGCAGACGCTGTATCGTGTCGCGCAGGAAAACGACATTCCGGTACAGCGGGAAATTATGGAATTTGGCGGCACGGACACCGGTGCGATTCAGCGAACCGCCGGCGGCGTCAAGGTCGGTGCAGTCAGCATTCCGACGCGGTATATCCATTCTGCTGCAGAAATGGTAAATCTGCGTGATGTCGAGCAGGCAATCCGGCTCATCGCGCACGCTGTCAGCGATGGCATGGACAAAACGTAAATTAGATACAGAGACAGAAAAATCCAGTCCCAAACGGGACTGGATTTTTTCGTGTAGTTAACTTTCTGTGTTCTCAGAAAGTGCTTCCGGCTGTTCCGGTCGGTTGAGAATTTCCATGAATTCCTCGCCGGTAATCGTCTCCTTTTCGTACAGAAAACGTGACAGCTCGTCCAGCTTTTGGCGGTTTTCAGACAGAATCTTACGCGCCTTTTCGTGCTGTGTTCGAATCAGCTCGATAACCTTTCTGTCGATTTCGTTTTGTGTATCGGCGGAGCAGGCGAGAGATGTGTCGCCGCCGAGATACTGGTTGTTGACGGTTTCCATTGCCACCATGCCGAACGAATCGCTCATGCCGTACCGCGTAATCATGGCGCGGGCGAGCTTGGTTGCCTGCTCAATGTCGTTGGAGGCACCGGTCGTGATTTCATGGAAAACGACTTCCTCTGCGGCACGTCCGCCGGTGAAAGTGGCAATCTTGTTTTCGATTTCCTCTTTGGACATCAGATATTTGTCGTTTTGCTCCACCTGCATGGTGTAGCCCAAGGCGCCGGAGGTACGCGGAATAATGGTAATTTTTTGTACCGGTGCGGAGTGCGTTTGCATCGCAGCAACCAAGGCATGGCCGATTTCATGATAGGCAACAACCTGCTTTTCGTGATCGGACAGCACGGTGTTTTTCTTCTGATAACCGGCAATGACAACTTCGATGCTTTCCTCCAAATCCGCTTCCGTGACAACAGAACGATTGTCGCGGAC includes these proteins:
- a CDS encoding M42 family metallopeptidase, encoding MLIQLCSADGVTGFEGHAAQKAAELLAPYCDRVAFDACGSVLGWKSCGKPNAKTVLLDAHLDQIGFMVTDVLEGGFLRFTQVGGIDPRMLLGAEVTILTETPRYGVISCTPPHLLAAGEQNKAVPMHEMLIDTGLLDAKSVIPIGTPIVFAQPPYELTDGQITGKCLDDRAGFVSIVQAMKQLQDVDLHVDVVVCGSVHEETDSLGALAASFRVAPDYGIAVDVSHAKTPDSGSDDAFAFGGGVLVGMGPNLHRGLTNRMIKTARAEEIPYQIEVMEGNTGTNAWDMQVVRSGIAMGLLSIPLKYMHTPIETIKLCDVQAVSDLMAAFLKEFDGEVTRV
- a CDS encoding M42 family metallopeptidase produces the protein MIELLEKLCALPGPSGCEDAVHDFILEQAKLYADEIREDHLGNLMIFRKGKQHIDKTVMLSAHMDEVGVICKGYTDDGCVKFGFVGGVDPRVVIGRRILFGDVRGVVGIKAVHLTTREERKTMPKTSSLYIDIGASDKKEAQKKVPLGTYGVFDSACVRFGDGLLKAKAIDDRVGCAVMLTILQEQPAVDTWFVFGVQEEVGLRGARCAAFALNPDVCLVLEGTTAADLAEVDGAKQVCGLRKGVVIPFMDRSTIYHQKMFETLRKLAEEHAIPWQTKHRVAGGTDAGRIHLTRTGVLTAGLAVPVRYIHSPSSVAALEDMQSMLALARHFLTYLGDEES
- a CDS encoding M42 family metallopeptidase, with amino-acid sequence MSFDIYEAFCNLSAAFGPSGRETDTIQAIREVTADNVQNIGDWNHHIDTMNNLIYHRKGSGKKILLAAHMDSIGIVVTHIDDKGFARFAQVGGFMLGDLIDRRVRFQNGTRGVISFEEKTEFSKLGFDNLFLDIGAANKEEAEKLIQVGDFAVYDEQPHKQGDVVCAPYLDNRIGCVTLIGVMAQLAELPCDSDVYVAFTAQEEVGLRGAQTVAFAIQPEYAIAVDVTDTGDLPERKYPMAVKMGEGPAVKIMDHSVICDQQVKQTLYRVAQENDIPVQREIMEFGGTDTGAIQRTAGGVKVGAVSIPTRYIHSAAEMVNLRDVEQAIRLIAHAVSDGMDKT